agggctttcattgtatcctgaaggcaatatttcgcatacctgttgtaatcgccaattgttattgggagggtagaaatatttgtctaaaagaaatttatacaagccttgaaagttttggagtgcaacactttcttctctgtgtcattcatcctttgtgaaacccattttttttccaacAACTTCAACTGGCCCGGGAGTAATGCCAGTTGCTTTCTCTAATTTTCTTAATATTTGGTTGGCATTCATCGTGACAAGACGTGAGATTCACTACCCTAAAGCTTTAGGTGATTAATTACGACTAAGTCTGTATGAAATAATTGGATAACCGAAGATAGTCCTTCTGTATGATCAAAATGCGTTTTATGTCTGTCACGTATTTTTCAATAACATTCCAATTCGATCAAATTGGATACAAATAGGTCATTTTTTACAATATTGGTTTGATAATCAAAAATTGACAGTCCCCAATTATTGTGAACTCCTCCATCAGCTCGACCTAGACAGATCGATGTCGTCTTTAATTtcttaaaattaaacaaaaatgaaaaagcgTGGTGTAAATAGGAACAAAAACCGTGGTTTAAATGGAAAATCATTTACAAACCCTTATATCACCAATACCCAAGTAGGCTTAAAaatttgatcatgatcaaatgCGTTTTGGGTTGTCTCATACCTTGCAATTTTTTCTCCCAAAAATATCTCAAGTCTTTTTACATATAAAGGATTTACTTGTTGCTAATATAGTCTAGCCTCTGTTCCGTTCCTCTGAGATAAAAGTTACTACAAACTTTCTCTCTCCCCTTTTCTCTCCGaaacaaagaagaacaaaaaaaactacTTTCTTCAAAACTCAATCCTTGATCCGTCTGCTTTAGGTTTGATTTTTCAGATCTACCGGACGGATCGAGTTTGTttctttgtatatatatttatctttcaataaaaaaaattgtttagaaCAATTTTTATGGTTTTCTGATCGGTATGATGGTTTCACAATACTATAAGGACTTGTTTTCTTATGCTATTATTAGGGTTTTTTGGTGGATTTGGATTTGCATTGTTCTCAATCATGTGATGGACGAAAACGATCTACTTCACCAGATATGGAGATCGTTTGTGAAGAATCTAATTTGGGCATATTACTTTCCTTTTATGGAAGCATCTGATATACTTAATGGTCAAGAAACAAAATGGTTTGAAACCATTATTTCAACAGGCTGCAGAGTTCTTATCTTGTTTCTTTAAATTTCGATTGTAAACCTTCTATTTTCTGTATTGTCCTGTTTATTAATGCAATTGTCAATGAAATCCTTCAAACCTCAATCAATTTGAATGAGATAgtcataaataaaatttagggGAGATTAAAAAcccttgattcaagaaaaaaaaaggtcatAATTAGTTTGAATTTCGATCCCCTCACCGTGCAAGTGGTCATCTAGTTAATGGTATATTTGATCGTCAAATCTGCTAAAATCTTATTAAATGCTAACGTGCAATGCAACTGCAGCAATATCGACATTCAAACATTAAATTATGCACCGGAAACCTACCTAAACTACAGTCCCCACCGTACTAAAATTTTAATTTGCATAATGTTTGCGACCAGAAGGAACTAAACTTCTAAAGCATTACTGATTACTTGGAACAACATGGATACTGTCAGGAGAAAGTACCTTATGATCTTCAATTGCATCTTATTAGCAATTGGTGCCACTGGAGGTCCGCTTCTAATCCGTCTCTACTTCGTCCGTGGTGGTAAGCGAATATGGTTCGCGAGTATGCTAGCAAGTGCAGGTTGGCCGATTCTAATCCTCCCTCTCTCGGTTTCATACATCTTCAATCGCCGCCCCGGCGGTGTTGAAAATGGCAGAGAAAATTTTTTCACCATTACACAGCCTCTGATAATTGCTAGCGCTTTTATCGGTCTCCTCTTGGGGTTAAACGATTACTTATACACTCATGGTGTTTCCCTTCTTCCCGTCTCGACATCTACATTAATAATGTCCACTCATTTGGCCTTTACGGCTGGTTTCGCATATGTTCTTGTTAAGCAAAAATTCACTCCGTATTCTATAAATGTAGTTGTGCTATTAACAGTTGGAGCTGTGCTTCTGGGTCTTCATTCGGACAATGATAAACCCGTAAATCAGTCGAAGAGAGATTACTACTTGGGTTTTTTTCTCACGGTTGGAGCTTCTGTAATCAGTGGATTGTTGTTCCCATTGGCGGAGTTGGTGTACATTAAAGCTAAGCAATCCTTAACTTACAGTTTAGTGATAGAAATGCAGATTGTGATGGCTGTGGTTGCTTCCCTTTTCTGCATTGTTGGGATGATTGTAAACAATGATCACAAGGTATCAACTTTTTCAGgattttcttacttttttttttgatcagataATTTGTTTGGATGTTAATATTTAATATGAATTGAATTAGGAAATATTAAGAGAAGGTAAAGAGTATGAGCTCGGGGAGGTCAAGTATTACGTAGTGCTAGTAGCTATTGCCATTATGTCGCAGATTTACTTCGTCGGGACAGCAGGAGTTATATTTTGTTCAACATCTTTGCTTGCTGGTATTATCGCTGCCGTAATGCTACCCATAACGGAGATCCTATCTGTCGTATTCTACAATGAGAGTTTCAAATCTGAAAAGGGTATTGCGTTATTCCTCTCATTATGGGGTTTCATCTCTTACTTGTACGGAGGCTACAAAGAACACATAGAAGCGGAGAAGCAGAGTTCCGAATTAAAGCAAGACGAAAACCTCCCTCCTCAAACCAGTAATTAATATACTGATTTTTTGACTACCAAGTTTTGGGTATGAATTTAGATATCGGGTATTAAGAATTGTCCAATGTTCATGTAGTTGATATATTCAGTTTTTGCCTTTTGGGCcaaaatgatgatgaaatgcttgaacattaaatttttttaattaatttattattAAGTTCTTAGTTTTTTCCCGTGCCATTTCAATGCTACCCGAGACGTGCCATCCGCGAACAAAATTATAAATCTAATTCAACGGTGAGAACAggcataaaatattttcatttgcaCGAAATCAATTATTAATACAAGCAAACTGAAATAAAATAACACGATTAGGAAAGGGGATACCAACAATTTTTTGTCTCCTATGAATTAGTATCCCCCATGGTAACGGTATCCCCCTTCAGCAATCTTGttaaccaaaaaaagaaaaaagatgcaCACTTATCACGAGTAGTTTCAGCGAGAGCAGCACCAGTACTTGAATTTCTGATCATGCCTTAACAGAAGCAGTAGAAGCCTCCTTCATTTCAAGCAATGCATCTTCAAAACACTTAGCGAGGAACTGAGGGTCTGGTATAATGTCTTTAGCCACAAGAATTTGCATTTCTGCTTTACCAGCGTAACTTATCATATGCATTGTGAGTGCCTGCAGTTTAATTACTTAGAATCCATGAACCCAGACACAGAACCGCTGAAACAAATCATCATTGAAAAGGAAAAAGCTGCTTACATGGGGTAAACTTGAGGAAGTTGCTCTTAGTGAAGTTACTGGATTTCCTCCAAACATAACTTCTTCTTGCGGACCACCGACATTGGTTATCGTAAAACTTGTATTGCAAACAACCCTGTTGGTGAGCAAATACGAGACCTGCAACACACAATAAAATCTGATCACTCGTACATTCTGGATGGTTCAGAATCTGATCACTTGATTAGTAGTTTGTCAACCTTGGGACCCAAAAGTGACATTGCTGATTTAGTTATTGCGTAAGTTAAATGAGCTTCATATGATAGTTTCTTCTTGTCAAGTATTTCTTTGGCGTTCATGACATATCGAAGCGGATTGTTACCAACACTTTTATGGGGATAAATTGGGAGTAAAATGTATCCGAATATGTTACCCCACCAACTTGTCACCGAACTGCTCTTCACCAAATTTGCCATATCCTGTAAATTTATATGAGACGTTTATATGAGAAATATTATCAAGTAACTCCTTAAAATAGATGCAAGTAATTAAGGTGATTATGCTAACATCCCTTCGATGAAAGGGTTGCACCGTGCATCTTCTTTACATAGAAGTCTGCTACTAGTGCACTACTATATATAGCAGGCCAGCCAGAATTATGCAATAAGAAAGAGTTTGAAGTCGTTAATGTTTTGGACCTGCAAACCACGCTGTTCTCTAAGGTTAACCATTGCCATTCCCGAGATTTGAAGTCCCTGTTTGGGTGCTAAACAAAAAAATCTTTAAGAATTAGCTCAGATCAAACTCTAGCAGcagatcaaaa
This is a stretch of genomic DNA from Papaver somniferum cultivar HN1 chromosome 1, ASM357369v1, whole genome shotgun sequence. It encodes these proteins:
- the LOC113327642 gene encoding purine permease 1-like produces the protein MDTVRRKYLMIFNCILLAIGATGGPLLIRLYFVRGGKRIWFASMLASAGWPILILPLSVSYIFNRRPGGVENGRENFFTITQPLIIASAFIGLLLGLNDYLYTHGVSLLPVSTSTLIMSTHLAFTAGFAYVLVKQKFTPYSINVVVLLTVGAVLLGLHSDNDKPVNQSKRDYYLGFFLTVGASVISGLLFPLAELVYIKAKQSLTYSLVIEMQIVMAVVASLFCIVGMIVNNDHKEILREGKEYELGEVKYYVVLVAIAIMSQIYFVGTAGVIFCSTSLLAGIIAAVMLPITEILSVVFYNESFKSEKGIALFLSLWGFISYLYGGYKEHIEAEKQSSELKQDENLPPQTSN